In a genomic window of Labrys wisconsinensis:
- a CDS encoding ABC transporter ATP-binding protein — protein sequence MSVVGISKVAKRYGKVTALADVSMTIADGEFFGLLGPSGGGKTTLLRSIAGFIDPDEGEISIGGRPVQNIPVHKRDIGMMFQNYALFPHMSVADNVGFGLSVRHEPKARIAERVADLLKLVRLESYGPRKPRQMSGGQQQRIALARALATNPRVLLLDEPLGALDKKLREEMQIELKQIQRNVGITTVFVTHDQEEALTLSDRIAIMSEGRVEQIGAPREIYERPKTAFAAGFLGTANFFDGQVAGRADGLTRIPIGGGLAVDTRDAAPPGSKVTLAVRPEKFTLTPGRAAAQDGLNRLEGTVATEIFAGNSVTYKVEAAARLLTVFVQNRMTEGLGPGSAVTLTWDPAHTIVLEG from the coding sequence ATGAGCGTGGTCGGCATCAGCAAGGTCGCCAAGCGCTACGGCAAGGTCACCGCCCTGGCGGACGTGTCGATGACCATCGCCGACGGCGAGTTCTTCGGGCTGCTCGGCCCCTCCGGCGGCGGCAAGACGACGCTGCTGCGCTCGATCGCCGGGTTCATCGACCCCGACGAAGGCGAGATCTCGATCGGCGGCCGGCCGGTGCAGAACATCCCGGTGCACAAGCGCGACATCGGCATGATGTTCCAGAACTACGCGCTGTTCCCGCACATGAGCGTCGCCGACAATGTCGGATTCGGCCTCTCCGTGCGCCACGAGCCAAAGGCTCGCATCGCCGAGCGCGTCGCCGATCTGCTCAAGCTGGTGCGGCTGGAGAGCTACGGCCCGCGCAAGCCGCGCCAGATGTCCGGCGGCCAGCAGCAGCGCATCGCGCTGGCGCGGGCTCTTGCGACCAACCCGCGCGTGCTGCTGCTCGACGAGCCGCTCGGCGCGCTCGACAAAAAGCTGCGCGAGGAGATGCAGATCGAATTGAAGCAGATCCAGCGCAATGTCGGCATCACCACGGTGTTCGTCACCCACGACCAGGAGGAGGCGCTGACCCTGTCCGACCGCATCGCCATCATGAGCGAGGGCCGGGTCGAGCAGATCGGCGCGCCGCGCGAGATCTACGAGCGGCCGAAGACCGCCTTCGCCGCGGGCTTTCTCGGCACTGCCAACTTCTTCGATGGTCAGGTCGCCGGCCGCGCCGACGGCCTCACCCGCATCCCGATCGGCGGCGGCCTCGCCGTCGACACCCGCGACGCGGCGCCCCCGGGGTCCAAGGTCACGCTCGCCGTCCGTCCGGAGAAGTTCACGCTGACGCCAGGCCGGGCCGCCGCCCAGGACGGCCTCAACCGTCTCGAAGGCACCGTCGCCACCGAGATCTTCGCCGGCAACTCCGTCACCTACAAGGTCGAGGCGGCCGCCCGCCTGCTCACGGTCTTCGTGCAGAACCGCATGACCGAAGGCCTGGGGCCGGGCAGCGCGGTGACGCTGACCTGGGACCCCGCCCATACCATCGTGCTCGAAGGCTGA
- a CDS encoding carbohydrate ABC transporter permease codes for MTPRPLARAAAYAVLIACSVLFLAPVAWMVLQSFKSQIDVIAQPPRFLFAPTLDNYAAVLGAGGFVRAFATSLGVACGAVAAGMLLGVPFAYVLARYRIAGREEIADFILSTRMLPAIVVIIPFVQIYNALGLIDTLIGVVIAHILLVIAIIVWVMRSFFAALPRELEEAAFLDGASSWRAFRSIMVPMAAPGLVTVAVLGFIFSWNDFFFAFTLTSFNAKTLPVYMATEFVGFLAVDWGKLSAAGLLATLPIVVLVLAAQKHLVKGLSLGAIK; via the coding sequence ATGACGCCCCGCCCCCTCGCCCGTGCGGCGGCCTATGCCGTCCTGATCGCCTGCTCGGTCCTGTTCCTGGCGCCGGTGGCCTGGATGGTGCTGCAATCCTTCAAGTCGCAGATCGACGTGATCGCGCAGCCGCCCCGCTTCCTGTTCGCGCCGACGCTCGACAACTATGCCGCCGTGCTCGGCGCCGGCGGCTTCGTCCGGGCCTTCGCCACCAGCCTCGGCGTCGCCTGCGGCGCGGTGGCGGCGGGCATGCTGCTCGGCGTGCCCTTCGCCTATGTGCTGGCGCGCTACCGCATCGCCGGGCGCGAGGAGATCGCCGATTTCATCCTCTCCACCCGCATGCTGCCGGCGATCGTTGTCATCATCCCCTTCGTGCAGATCTACAACGCCCTCGGCCTGATCGACACGCTGATCGGCGTCGTCATCGCCCATATCCTCCTGGTCATCGCCATCATCGTCTGGGTGATGCGCAGCTTCTTCGCCGCCCTGCCGCGCGAATTGGAGGAGGCGGCCTTCCTCGACGGCGCCTCGTCCTGGCGGGCCTTCCGCTCGATCATGGTGCCGATGGCGGCGCCGGGCCTGGTCACGGTCGCCGTGCTCGGCTTCATCTTCTCCTGGAACGACTTCTTCTTCGCCTTCACCCTGACCAGCTTCAACGCCAAGACGCTGCCGGTCTACATGGCGACGGAATTCGTCGGCTTCCTCGCCGTCGACTGGGGCAAGCTCTCGGCCGCGGGCCTGCTCGCGACGCTGCCGATCGTGGTGCTGGTGCTCGCGGCCCAGAAGCACCTGGTCAAGGGCCTGTCGCTCGGCGCCATCAAGTAG
- a CDS encoding ABC transporter substrate-binding protein gives MRRRDFIALLGTTMAMPALMLGRSRAEELGKTDWKAHKGTTLNLFLSRHPWQEAIEPLLPAFEDLTGITVQASKLPEQQYLTKVVTDLSAKAFQQDVFMTQYYEAPRFQAEGWTADLKPLMDKAALTDPAWYDWNDFFPSARNIATIGRRYADRVALTSEAQILVYRKDVLSEASLPVPADFDGLIKTAQAISAKGPISGITLRGGPTNWWPLYGVVRSYGGDYLDDKLTPVVASAESKAGLEAFAKLAAAAPQGVTSYDWDEINTAMLSGQAAMFLDSSVIYGRLQDPKLSTVTGKVAAAPFPTGPGGRHGHSHYWSISIASASRNPEAAWLFVQWATSKATQLALARKGIFPPRTSVAQSPELEATFGKDFLSAVGTSLASAVISPANLKFNELMDPLRAATQEVILGNTDASAALDGVEEQWKRILA, from the coding sequence ATGCGCCGCCGCGACTTCATTGCGCTTCTGGGAACGACGATGGCCATGCCGGCCCTGATGCTGGGCCGCAGCCGCGCCGAAGAGCTCGGCAAGACGGACTGGAAGGCCCACAAGGGCACGACGCTGAACCTGTTCCTGTCGCGCCATCCCTGGCAGGAAGCGATCGAGCCGCTCCTGCCGGCCTTCGAGGACCTCACCGGCATCACCGTCCAGGCCTCCAAGCTGCCGGAGCAGCAATATCTCACCAAGGTGGTGACCGACCTCTCGGCCAAGGCGTTCCAGCAGGACGTCTTCATGACGCAATATTACGAGGCGCCGCGCTTCCAGGCGGAGGGCTGGACCGCCGACCTGAAGCCGCTGATGGACAAGGCCGCGCTCACCGACCCGGCCTGGTACGACTGGAACGACTTCTTCCCCAGCGCCCGCAACATCGCCACCATCGGCCGCCGCTATGCCGACCGGGTGGCGCTGACCTCGGAAGCGCAGATCCTGGTCTACCGCAAGGACGTGCTGAGCGAAGCCAGCCTGCCCGTCCCGGCCGATTTCGACGGCCTGATCAAGACGGCGCAGGCCATCTCGGCCAAGGGCCCGATCTCGGGCATCACCCTGCGCGGCGGACCGACCAACTGGTGGCCACTCTACGGCGTCGTGCGCTCCTATGGCGGCGACTATCTCGACGACAAGCTGACGCCGGTCGTCGCCAGTGCTGAGAGCAAGGCGGGCCTGGAAGCCTTCGCCAAGCTCGCCGCCGCCGCGCCGCAGGGCGTGACCAGCTACGACTGGGACGAGATCAACACCGCCATGCTCTCCGGCCAGGCGGCGATGTTCCTGGATTCCTCCGTCATCTACGGCCGCCTGCAGGACCCCAAGCTCTCCACCGTCACGGGCAAGGTCGCGGCCGCGCCCTTCCCCACCGGTCCCGGCGGGCGCCATGGCCACTCCCACTACTGGTCGATCTCGATCGCCAGCGCTTCCAGGAACCCGGAAGCGGCCTGGCTCTTCGTGCAATGGGCCACCTCCAAGGCGACGCAGCTGGCGCTGGCCCGCAAGGGCATCTTCCCGCCGCGCACCTCGGTGGCGCAGTCGCCGGAGCTCGAAGCAACGTTCGGCAAGGACTTCCTGTCGGCCGTCGGCACCTCGCTCGCCTCGGCGGTGATCTCGCCGGCCAACCTGAAGTTCAACGAGCTGATGGATCCGCTGCGCGCCGCCACCCAGGAGGTCATCCTCGGCAACACCGACGCCTCGGCCGCGCTCGACGGCGTCGAGGAGCAGTGGAAGCGGATCCTGGCCTGA
- a CDS encoding xylulokinase yields the protein MDILIACDLGTSSCKLTALDLSPAAGAARILGTASRPYPTHHAGDGRAEQHPQDWLRAFAAAVRDLAGAGRLTGLCGLAFTGQMSAALLVDGAGEPLHPALIWSDQRAVRETQAAEAAMDGQAFYALTGNRLNATYTGPKLAWLARHEPAIWSRAARFVQPKDWLVARLTGVTAMDHSDASCTGLYDLAAGRWSEALFELFGLPRALAPDLAEAATRIGALKPDMAGVLGLPAGLPVILGGGDGPTTALGTGIAPGEAYASFGTSAWISVLSPAPVIDPARRVFSFRHVVPGLYAVTGSTQNAGSALAWLLDGILQSREPGGDIDAALAATPPGADGLLALPYLQGERTPVWDSLAGGAMVGLRSHHTRAHLVRAFIEAICYQLRLILDTFADCGLTPAELRVVGGLASQPKVMAMLAAILRRRLVRQKAHAHATALGAGMLGAIALGAIEAGEATGWAEAEAAFEPGAKIAAFERGHAAYAALYHAVLPIQAMLRGA from the coding sequence ATGGACATCCTCATCGCCTGCGATCTCGGCACGTCGAGCTGCAAGCTCACCGCGCTCGACCTGTCCCCGGCTGCCGGCGCGGCCCGCATCCTCGGCACCGCCAGCCGCCCCTACCCGACGCACCATGCCGGCGACGGGCGGGCGGAGCAGCATCCGCAGGACTGGCTGCGCGCCTTCGCCGCCGCCGTGCGCGACCTCGCCGGGGCCGGCCGGCTGACGGGCCTTTGCGGCCTGGCCTTCACCGGCCAGATGTCCGCGGCGCTGCTGGTCGACGGCGCAGGAGAGCCGCTGCACCCGGCCCTGATCTGGAGCGACCAGCGCGCCGTGCGCGAGACGCAGGCCGCGGAGGCGGCGATGGACGGGCAGGCCTTCTACGCCCTCACCGGCAACCGGCTCAACGCCACCTATACCGGCCCCAAGCTCGCCTGGCTGGCCCGCCACGAGCCGGCGATCTGGTCGCGGGCCGCCCGCTTCGTCCAGCCCAAGGACTGGCTGGTCGCCCGCCTCACCGGCGTGACGGCGATGGATCATTCCGATGCGTCCTGCACCGGCCTCTACGACCTCGCGGCCGGCCGATGGAGCGAGGCGCTGTTCGAGCTGTTCGGCCTGCCGAGGGCGCTGGCGCCGGATCTGGCGGAGGCGGCGACGCGCATCGGCGCGCTGAAGCCTGACATGGCGGGCGTGCTCGGCCTGCCCGCCGGCCTGCCCGTCATCCTGGGCGGCGGCGACGGGCCGACGACCGCCCTCGGCACCGGCATCGCGCCGGGCGAGGCCTATGCCAGCTTCGGCACCAGCGCCTGGATCTCCGTGCTGAGCCCGGCGCCCGTCATCGATCCCGCCCGCCGCGTCTTCTCCTTCCGCCACGTCGTCCCCGGCCTCTACGCCGTCACCGGCAGCACCCAGAATGCCGGCAGCGCCCTCGCCTGGCTGCTCGACGGGATCCTGCAGAGCCGCGAGCCCGGCGGCGACATCGACGCCGCCCTCGCCGCGACGCCGCCCGGCGCCGACGGCCTGCTGGCCCTGCCCTATCTGCAGGGCGAGCGCACGCCGGTATGGGACTCCCTCGCCGGCGGCGCCATGGTCGGACTGCGCTCGCACCATACGCGCGCCCACCTCGTGCGCGCCTTCATCGAGGCGATCTGCTACCAGCTGCGGCTGATCCTCGACACCTTCGCCGATTGCGGCCTGACGCCGGCGGAGCTGCGCGTGGTCGGCGGTCTCGCCTCGCAGCCCAAGGTGATGGCGATGCTGGCGGCCATCCTGCGGCGCCGGCTGGTGCGCCAGAAGGCCCACGCCCATGCCACCGCCCTCGGTGCCGGCATGCTGGGCGCCATCGCCCTCGGCGCGATCGAGGCCGGCGAGGCGACGGGCTGGGCCGAGGCCGAAGCCGCCTTCGAGCCCGGCGCGAAGATCGCCGCGTTCGAGCGCGGCCATGCCGCCTATGCCGCCCTCTACCACGCCGTCCTGCCGATCCAGGCGATGCTGCGCGGCGCCTAG
- a CDS encoding ABC transporter permease, whose product MSNIAADSAGAVARAAPSGRLASMTGGARRAQAIVGLTGGAYIVLLVTVLLPLAAMLYFSVLTVAPIGGRVAQFTLKHYTDFFTKPLYWINAWRSLTLGFTVTLTCFVLGYPAALLLAKFVRNRWREALLLLIVLPFWSNGLVRTFSWTMVLTNNGLVAQGLRAIWPGAPSLDLMYSYAAIVVGLVHAYLPYMILTCYVSLQAIDDSLAEAARSLGASSFTVFRRITLPLSLPGVVAGVVLIFVPVIGSFMEPRILGGQQAIMLGTLIENQFTASFNWPLGAALGFIMLAIVLILMGLCAPVLKKHMTLS is encoded by the coding sequence ATGTCGAACATCGCAGCCGACAGCGCCGGCGCGGTGGCGCGCGCCGCGCCCTCCGGCCGGCTCGCGTCGATGACCGGCGGCGCCCGCCGCGCGCAGGCGATCGTCGGCCTGACCGGCGGCGCCTATATCGTGCTCCTCGTCACCGTGCTGCTGCCGCTGGCGGCGATGCTCTATTTCAGCGTTCTGACGGTCGCGCCGATCGGCGGCCGCGTGGCCCAGTTCACGCTCAAGCATTACACCGACTTCTTCACCAAGCCGCTCTACTGGATCAATGCCTGGCGCTCGCTGACGCTCGGCTTCACCGTGACGCTCACCTGCTTCGTGCTCGGCTATCCCGCGGCGCTGCTGCTCGCCAAGTTCGTCAGGAACCGCTGGCGCGAGGCGCTGCTGCTGCTGATCGTGCTGCCGTTCTGGAGCAACGGGCTGGTGCGCACCTTCTCCTGGACCATGGTGCTCACCAACAACGGCCTCGTCGCGCAGGGCCTCAGGGCGATCTGGCCGGGCGCGCCCTCGCTCGACCTGATGTACAGCTACGCCGCCATCGTCGTCGGCCTGGTGCACGCCTACCTGCCCTACATGATCCTCACCTGCTATGTCTCGCTGCAGGCGATCGACGACAGCCTGGCCGAGGCGGCGCGCAGCCTCGGCGCTTCCTCCTTCACGGTGTTCCGCCGCATCACCCTGCCGCTGAGCCTGCCCGGGGTGGTCGCCGGGGTGGTGCTGATCTTCGTGCCGGTGATCGGTTCCTTCATGGAGCCGCGCATCCTCGGCGGCCAGCAGGCGATCATGCTCGGCACGCTGATCGAGAACCAGTTCACCGCTTCGTTCAACTGGCCGCTCGGCGCGGCCCTCGGCTTCATCATGCTGGCGATCGTGCTCATCCTCATGGGCCTGTGCGCGCCGGTCTTGAAGAAGCACATGACCCTGAGCTGA
- a CDS encoding MGH1-like glycoside hydrolase domain-containing protein has translation MLVDATIPAARAWNSWSDRPAEMVFLPLGVRLTPVLYATSIRKATTITPRDGTVFGRHAVDGSLVEIEAVHAGTRLALRYAKPDPYAVVGAWTGVALKEWGLRFWVTLCLSAERGETVEYLTDAQAAVVKVGHRFVALVSAAPAVEVTAHDSVEALAADFEANGYFQIASRGTAAPTIALRFNLEMMRDNRFAAAVADDRALAIERARAALDAAPAEPALPSQHGRHAGALDVVRDVMGWNTLWDGVNNRPYTAVSRIWNLGTFAVWWNDQTYAAGMTGLLDGGLAAENLAVAMASATPQGNFACIVTSNDAWVDRTQAPNGAFMLWLLYLRRRDRTLLEAGYGLLARNQRWWRRHRDPDGRGLVSCGTSDVGEALYKGTAFGARNETGMDNSATHDEAVYDPATRTLSLLDVGLNCTLALDAEMLALIAAELGRPEEAAEFASLAAASRDKIRTELWDEARGIFANRRRHAPPGEGFVRSLGPTSFYPLICGAASPEQAARLLAHLDDPATFGGRYVIPNATRDDPAYADNVYWRGRIWPNVNWFVWQGLRRYGFLDEASAFAQKSLDLFMQSWTSRRLCGENYSAETGEIDDQPDTDPFLTWGAMLPMLGVAEVMDVNPWGGWEIVNTGEDVALGPLASPIGDVTVTVAAGHLTLAKGGVPILASTLTGRLTHLVVESGLFACRILAAAPGAAEIRLPQLPPERVVAVRLDGRDAPWRAEGSGIAVDVSGARPGAPLSVHGLPA, from the coding sequence ATGCTCGTCGACGCCACCATTCCCGCCGCCCGTGCCTGGAACAGCTGGTCGGATCGGCCGGCGGAGATGGTGTTCCTGCCGCTCGGGGTGCGGCTGACGCCGGTGCTCTATGCGACCAGCATTCGCAAGGCGACGACCATCACCCCGCGCGACGGCACCGTCTTCGGCCGGCACGCGGTGGACGGCAGCCTGGTCGAGATCGAGGCCGTCCATGCCGGCACCCGCCTTGCCTTGCGCTACGCCAAGCCCGATCCCTATGCCGTGGTCGGCGCGTGGACCGGCGTGGCGCTGAAGGAATGGGGCCTGCGCTTCTGGGTGACGCTGTGCCTCTCGGCCGAGCGCGGCGAGACGGTCGAATATCTCACCGATGCCCAGGCCGCGGTGGTGAAGGTCGGCCATCGCTTCGTCGCCCTGGTCAGCGCGGCGCCGGCCGTCGAGGTCACGGCGCATGACAGCGTCGAGGCGCTCGCCGCCGACTTCGAGGCGAACGGCTATTTCCAGATCGCCAGCCGCGGCACCGCGGCGCCGACCATCGCGCTGCGCTTCAACCTGGAGATGATGCGCGACAACCGCTTCGCCGCCGCGGTGGCCGACGACCGGGCGCTGGCGATCGAACGGGCTCGTGCCGCCCTCGACGCCGCCCCCGCCGAGCCGGCCCTGCCGTCCCAGCACGGTCGCCATGCCGGCGCGCTCGACGTGGTCCGCGACGTCATGGGCTGGAACACGCTGTGGGACGGGGTCAACAACCGGCCCTACACCGCGGTCAGCCGGATCTGGAACCTCGGCACGTTCGCCGTGTGGTGGAACGACCAGACCTATGCGGCAGGGATGACCGGCCTCCTCGACGGCGGCCTCGCCGCCGAGAACCTCGCCGTGGCCATGGCCAGCGCCACGCCGCAGGGCAATTTCGCCTGCATCGTCACCTCGAACGATGCCTGGGTCGACCGCACCCAGGCGCCGAACGGCGCCTTCATGCTGTGGCTGCTCTACCTGCGCCGGCGCGACCGCACCCTGCTGGAGGCCGGCTACGGCCTGCTCGCCCGCAACCAGCGCTGGTGGCGCAGGCATCGCGACCCCGACGGGCGGGGCCTCGTCTCCTGCGGCACCTCCGACGTCGGCGAAGCCCTCTACAAGGGCACCGCCTTCGGCGCGCGCAACGAGACCGGCATGGACAATTCCGCCACCCATGACGAGGCGGTGTACGATCCCGCCACCCGCACGCTGTCGCTCCTCGACGTCGGCCTCAACTGCACCCTGGCGCTCGACGCGGAGATGCTGGCGCTGATCGCCGCCGAGCTCGGCCGGCCGGAGGAGGCGGCGGAGTTCGCGAGCCTCGCCGCCGCCAGCCGGGACAAGATCCGCACCGAGCTCTGGGACGAAGCGCGCGGCATCTTCGCCAACCGTCGGCGTCATGCGCCGCCCGGCGAGGGCTTCGTGCGCAGCCTCGGCCCGACCAGCTTCTACCCCCTGATCTGCGGCGCCGCCTCGCCGGAGCAGGCCGCCCGCCTCCTCGCCCATCTCGACGATCCCGCCACGTTCGGCGGGCGCTACGTCATTCCCAATGCGACGCGCGACGACCCGGCCTATGCCGACAACGTCTATTGGCGCGGCCGCATCTGGCCGAACGTCAACTGGTTCGTCTGGCAGGGCCTGCGCCGCTACGGCTTCCTCGACGAAGCCAGCGCCTTTGCGCAGAAGAGCCTCGACCTGTTCATGCAGTCCTGGACCAGCCGGCGCCTGTGCGGCGAGAACTACAGCGCCGAGACCGGCGAGATCGACGACCAGCCCGACACCGACCCCTTCCTCACCTGGGGCGCCATGCTGCCGATGCTCGGCGTGGCCGAGGTGATGGACGTCAATCCCTGGGGCGGCTGGGAGATCGTCAACACCGGCGAGGACGTGGCGCTCGGCCCCCTCGCCTCGCCGATCGGCGACGTGACGGTGACCGTGGCGGCGGGCCATCTGACCCTCGCCAAGGGCGGCGTGCCGATCCTTGCCAGCACGCTCACCGGGCGCCTCACGCATCTCGTCGTCGAGAGCGGGCTCTTCGCCTGCCGCATCCTGGCCGCGGCGCCGGGCGCGGCCGAGATCCGCCTGCCGCAGCTCCCGCCGGAGCGGGTCGTCGCCGTGCGTCTCGACGGGCGGGACGCGCCGTGGCGGGCCGAAGGCTCCGGCATCGCCGTCGACGTCTCCGGCGCCCGCCCCGGCGCGCCGCTCTCGGTGCACGGCCTGCCGGCCTGA
- a CDS encoding ABC transporter substrate-binding protein has translation MKGHRTLLAAALGAGLAASTGAAFAAEIKVLNWNGYGTDEKFAVEEFEKKTGIKVVHDYFTSEQEMLTKLRTSPGAYDVVLVNSTYLNQARGEGLVQTIDPAKITNLPDVNPTLTKDPSVTVEGKLWGVPWVWGSTSFSYNTDTIKDDITSINALWDPKYAGRIAFRDDALLAVELAAIALGQDINNPSDMPAIKKKLLELKPQIRSFWASEDEWMKGFAAKSFDIGVIWAGGAARAVKKFKLPSKFVLPQEGAVGWFDTLTIAANAPNPDGAAKFIDYMISPDFYVRWDTQTGAAVSANTKAVAALPADAFNRVVMGAPEVAGRLKFMQPMPDDKRQEIQELWAEVKTDFAQ, from the coding sequence ATGAAGGGACACCGGACTTTGCTCGCCGCGGCGCTTGGCGCCGGGCTCGCCGCCTCGACCGGCGCGGCGTTCGCCGCCGAGATCAAGGTGCTGAACTGGAACGGCTACGGCACGGACGAGAAGTTCGCCGTGGAGGAATTCGAGAAGAAGACGGGCATCAAGGTGGTGCACGACTACTTCACCTCCGAGCAGGAGATGCTGACCAAGCTGCGCACCAGCCCCGGTGCCTACGACGTGGTGCTGGTCAACTCCACCTATCTCAACCAGGCGCGCGGGGAAGGCCTGGTGCAGACGATCGACCCGGCCAAGATCACCAACCTGCCCGACGTCAACCCGACCCTGACCAAGGACCCGAGCGTCACGGTCGAGGGCAAGCTCTGGGGCGTGCCCTGGGTGTGGGGCTCCACCTCCTTCTCCTACAACACTGACACGATCAAGGACGACATCACCTCGATCAACGCGCTGTGGGACCCCAAATATGCCGGCCGCATCGCCTTCCGTGATGATGCGCTCCTGGCCGTCGAGCTCGCGGCGATCGCGCTCGGCCAGGACATCAACAACCCCTCCGACATGCCGGCGATCAAGAAGAAGCTGCTCGAGCTGAAGCCGCAGATCCGCTCCTTCTGGGCTTCCGAGGACGAGTGGATGAAGGGTTTCGCCGCCAAGAGCTTCGACATCGGCGTGATCTGGGCCGGCGGCGCCGCCCGCGCGGTGAAGAAGTTCAAGCTGCCGAGCAAGTTCGTCCTCCCGCAGGAGGGCGCCGTCGGCTGGTTCGACACCCTGACCATCGCCGCCAACGCGCCGAACCCGGACGGGGCTGCCAAGTTCATCGACTACATGATCAGCCCGGACTTCTACGTCCGCTGGGACACCCAGACGGGCGCCGCGGTCTCGGCCAACACCAAGGCCGTGGCCGCCCTTCCGGCGGACGCCTTCAACCGGGTCGTCATGGGCGCGCCCGAGGTCGCCGGCCGGCTGAAGTTCATGCAGCCGATGCCCGACGACAAGCGCCAGGAGATCCAGGAGCTCTGGGCCGAGGTGAAGACCGACTTCGCGCAGTAA
- a CDS encoding ABC transporter permease, producing the protein MRSLGGLFAGSYLGLILIFLYMPILVMMVMAFNTSQLYELPFHFDLVWFRALSENATLLAAARNSVLIAIANTVIATGLGTLTALAFARYDFFGKRLLQVLLLPPLTIPWLITGTAMLIFFFWTGIGRGLHAILLGHVALSLPYVVIIVGSRLKSFSIAMEEAAATLGANGWQTFWRVTVPLLAPGIVAAALFAFAISFDQFVVSYFLAPVGVSTLPVEIYSAIRKGFTPEINAISTIIILASMAMMLAFARFSKFGGER; encoded by the coding sequence ATGAGATCCCTCGGCGGCCTCTTCGCCGGCTCCTATCTCGGCCTGATCCTCATCTTCCTCTACATGCCCATCCTGGTGATGATGGTCATGGCCTTCAACACCTCCCAGCTCTACGAGCTGCCGTTCCACTTCGACCTCGTCTGGTTCCGGGCGCTCAGCGAAAACGCGACGCTGCTGGCCGCGGCGCGCAACAGCGTGCTGATCGCCATCGCCAACACGGTGATCGCCACCGGGCTCGGCACGCTCACCGCGCTCGCCTTCGCCCGCTACGATTTCTTCGGCAAGCGCCTGCTGCAGGTGCTGCTGCTGCCCCCGCTCACCATCCCCTGGCTGATCACCGGCACGGCCATGCTGATCTTCTTCTTCTGGACCGGCATCGGCCGCGGCCTGCACGCCATCCTGCTCGGCCATGTCGCGCTGTCGCTGCCCTATGTCGTGATCATCGTCGGCAGCCGGCTGAAGAGCTTCAGCATCGCCATGGAGGAGGCGGCGGCGACCCTCGGCGCCAATGGCTGGCAGACCTTCTGGCGGGTGACGGTGCCGCTTCTGGCGCCCGGCATCGTGGCGGCGGCGCTGTTCGCCTTCGCCATCTCCTTCGACCAGTTCGTCGTCTCCTATTTCCTGGCGCCGGTCGGCGTCTCCACCCTGCCGGTCGAGATCTATTCGGCGATCCGCAAGGGCTTCACCCCGGAGATCAACGCGATCTCCACCATCATCATCCTGGCGTCGATGGCGATGATGCTCGCCTTCGCCCGCTTCAGCAAATTCGGCGGAGAGCGCTGA
- a CDS encoding carbohydrate ABC transporter permease, translating into MFDNKAFAALLTLPLTLALLALLVYPLVYTITMAFGVAGGVGLQHVQETLATAGFWQVAWNSVVFTASSTLLSFGLGFLMAYAMEHVHAGRRLFVSIFILPLAIMPVVSGLTWSMMLNPALGVVNHLVGLLHVGPLPWATGSRTALMTVVLIDVWQWTPFCFMLIHAGFQSLPREPLEAARVDGAGALQELRHVILPMLRAILVITLIFRFMEAFKAFDVIYVVTQGGPGRASETLVIRAFMQGFRFLKPEVAATIGVLLLLVTMLVTRPAGRFIQRETGA; encoded by the coding sequence GTGTTCGACAACAAAGCCTTCGCGGCACTGCTCACGCTGCCGCTGACGCTGGCCCTGCTGGCGCTGCTGGTCTACCCGCTGGTCTACACCATCACCATGGCCTTTGGCGTGGCCGGCGGCGTCGGGCTCCAGCACGTCCAGGAGACCCTGGCGACCGCTGGCTTCTGGCAGGTCGCCTGGAATTCCGTCGTGTTCACGGCGTCCTCGACGCTGCTGAGCTTCGGGCTTGGCTTCCTGATGGCCTATGCCATGGAGCATGTCCATGCCGGGCGGCGCCTGTTCGTATCGATCTTCATCCTGCCGCTCGCCATCATGCCGGTGGTCTCGGGCCTCACCTGGTCGATGATGCTGAATCCGGCGCTCGGGGTGGTGAACCACCTCGTCGGCCTCCTCCATGTCGGCCCGCTCCCCTGGGCCACGGGGAGCCGCACCGCGCTGATGACGGTCGTGCTGATCGACGTCTGGCAGTGGACGCCGTTCTGCTTCATGCTGATCCATGCCGGCTTCCAGTCGCTGCCGCGCGAGCCCCTGGAAGCCGCCAGGGTGGACGGCGCCGGCGCGCTGCAGGAGCTGCGCCATGTCATCCTGCCGATGCTGCGCGCCATCCTGGTGATCACCCTGATCTTCCGCTTCATGGAGGCGTTCAAGGCCTTCGACGTGATCTACGTCGTCACCCAGGGCGGGCCCGGGCGGGCCAGCGAGACGCTGGTGATCCGCGCCTTCATGCAGGGCTTCCGCTTCCTCAAGCCGGAGGTCGCCGCGACGATCGGCGTCCTCCTGCTCCTCGTCACCATGCTGGTCACCCGGCCGGCGGGCCGCTTCATCCAACGGGAGACCGGCGCATGA